The Streptomyces nitrosporeus genome includes a window with the following:
- the dcd gene encoding dCTP deaminase, producing MLLSDKDIRAEIDAGRVRIDPFDASMIQPSSIDVRLDRYFRVFENHRYPHIDPAVEQTDLTRTVEPEGDDAFILHPGEFVLASTYEVISLPDDLASRLEGKSSLGRLGLVTHSTAGFIDPGFSGHVTLELSNLATLPIKLWPGMKIGQLCMFRLSSPSEFPYGSERYGSRYQGQRGPTASRSYMNFHRTQV from the coding sequence GTGCTTCTCTCAGACAAGGACATCCGGGCCGAGATCGACGCCGGACGTGTACGCATTGATCCGTTCGATGCGTCGATGATTCAGCCATCGAGCATCGATGTGCGGCTCGACCGCTATTTCCGGGTGTTCGAGAACCACCGCTATCCGCACATCGACCCCGCGGTCGAGCAGACGGACCTGACCCGCACGGTCGAGCCGGAGGGGGACGACGCCTTCATCCTGCACCCCGGGGAATTCGTGCTGGCGTCGACGTACGAGGTCATCTCGCTCCCCGACGACCTGGCGTCGCGGCTGGAGGGGAAGAGTTCGCTGGGCCGGCTCGGGCTGGTGACGCATTCGACGGCCGGGTTCATCGACCCCGGGTTCTCCGGGCACGTGACCCTTGAGCTGTCGAATCTCGCGACGCTGCCGATAAAGCTGTGGCCCGGGATGAAGATCGGGCAGCTGTGCATGTTCCGGCTGAGCTCGCCTTCCGAGTTCCCGTACGGTTCCGAGCGGTACGGGTCGCGGTACCAGGGGCAGCGAGGGCCGACCGCCTCGCGTTCGTACATGAACTTCCATCGGACTCAGGTGTGA
- a CDS encoding Yip1 family protein, translating into MAGFRIGRGRDNRTPQQHPQQQPPYGAQAPSPPYGRQAWPPAGGGAPYGGPQGAPYTGGHGRQQGQGHGGGHGEPEYFGDPYTSPQPPPHHDPYANAPGHTQAFSINEDPYGDGSTYQAGQAPAQPSGPRLPWKQLLSGLVLRPGPTFWQMRDYPVWGPALVVTFVYGLLALFGFDQARDEAIHAEVSTAAPYVIVTGIGFVIGGLVLGAVTHTLARQLGGTGSWQPTVGLSMLIMSVTDAPRLVFALFLGGENALVQILGWVTWLAAGALFTSMVSKSHDLPWPKALGASAIQLVALLSIIKLGTI; encoded by the coding sequence GTGGCTGGATTCAGGATCGGACGCGGCCGGGACAACCGCACACCGCAACAACACCCGCAGCAGCAACCTCCGTACGGCGCGCAGGCACCCTCGCCGCCGTACGGCCGGCAGGCATGGCCTCCGGCCGGGGGCGGCGCACCCTACGGCGGCCCCCAGGGCGCTCCGTACACGGGCGGGCACGGGAGGCAGCAGGGACAGGGGCACGGCGGCGGCCACGGGGAGCCGGAGTACTTCGGCGACCCGTACACCAGCCCGCAGCCCCCGCCCCACCACGACCCGTACGCCAACGCCCCCGGGCACACCCAGGCGTTCAGCATCAACGAGGACCCGTACGGCGACGGCAGCACCTACCAGGCCGGCCAGGCCCCCGCACAGCCCTCGGGCCCGCGGCTGCCCTGGAAGCAGCTGCTGAGCGGCCTGGTGCTGCGCCCCGGGCCGACGTTCTGGCAGATGCGCGACTACCCGGTCTGGGGTCCCGCGCTCGTCGTCACGTTCGTCTACGGCCTGCTCGCGCTGTTCGGCTTCGACCAGGCACGTGACGAGGCGATCCACGCGGAGGTCTCCACCGCGGCCCCGTACGTGATCGTCACGGGGATCGGTTTCGTCATCGGCGGCCTGGTCCTCGGTGCCGTCACCCACACCCTGGCCCGCCAGCTCGGCGGCACGGGCTCCTGGCAGCCGACCGTGGGCCTGTCCATGCTCATCATGTCGGTCACGGACGCGCCCCGGCTGGTCTTCGCCCTGTTCCTGGGCGGCGAGAACGCCCTGGTGCAGATCCTCGGCTGGGTGACCTGGCTGGCGGCCGGAGCGCTGTTCACCTCGATGGTGAGCAAGTCGCACGACCTGCCGTGGCCGAAGGCGCTGGGCGCCTCCGCGATCCAGCTGGTCGCCCTGCTCTCGATCATCAAGCTGGGCACGATCTGA
- a CDS encoding phosphoribosyltransferase — MAGEERENLTYDAFGHAVRELAQTVADDGYVPDVVLSIARGGVFVAGGLAYALDCKNIHLVNVEFYTGVGTTLEMPVMLAPVPNAIDFTEKKVLIADDVADTGKTLKLVRDFCIDHVAEVRSAVIYEKPHSLVKCEYVWKKTDQWINFPWSVEKPVVRRQGQVLDS, encoded by the coding sequence ATGGCTGGTGAGGAACGGGAGAACCTGACGTACGACGCCTTCGGGCATGCCGTGCGTGAGCTGGCGCAGACGGTGGCCGACGACGGCTACGTGCCGGACGTGGTACTGAGCATCGCGCGCGGCGGGGTGTTCGTCGCCGGTGGTCTGGCCTACGCGCTGGACTGCAAGAACATCCACCTGGTGAATGTCGAGTTCTACACCGGGGTGGGGACCACCCTGGAGATGCCGGTCATGCTGGCGCCGGTACCGAACGCGATCGACTTCACCGAGAAGAAGGTCCTCATCGCCGACGACGTCGCCGACACCGGTAAGACGCTGAAGCTGGTCCGCGACTTCTGTATCGACCATGTCGCCGAGGTCCGCAGCGCGGTCATCTACGAGAAGCCGCATTCGCTCGTGAAATGCGAGTACGTGTGGAAGAAGACCGACCAGTGGATCAACTTCCCCTGGAGTGTGGAGAAGCCCGTCGTGCGCCGGCAGGGGCAGGTCCTGGATTCCTGA